The following proteins are encoded in a genomic region of Coffea eugenioides isolate CCC68of chromosome 6, Ceug_1.0, whole genome shotgun sequence:
- the LOC113775787 gene encoding threonine dehydratase 1 biosynthetic, chloroplastic isoform X2: MEALRFIPVKTIPHPSEFTPTTAKETVRPGPPFLKNRRTKFYAMAVENRLQAPTLSPELAAPAQPETLLRVSPGSLRCEPGFLVPNHGTVESDGALGGGGGIEYLTKILTSSVYDVAVESDLQLATKLSQRLGNNVWLKREDLQPVFSFKLRGAYNMMAKLRKDQLNRGVICSSAGNHAQGVALSAQKLDCDAVIVMPVTTPEIKWRSVERLGAKVVLVGDSYDEAQSYAKSRAKEEGRAFIPPFDHPDVISGQGTIGMEIVRQMQAMQGPIHAIFVPVGGGGLIAGIAAYLKTVSPEVKIIGVEPFDANAMALSLHHGRRVVLDQVGGFADGVAVKVVGEETFRLCRKLIDGVVLVSRDAICASIKDMFEEKRSILEPAGALALAGAEAYCRYYRLENKNVVAITSGANMNFDRLRLVTELANVGRQKEAVLATFMPEEPGSFKRFCERVGQMNITEFKYRYNSEKEKALVLYSVGLHTKAELEAMVAKMQASQLETVDLTDNDLVKDHLRYLSGGRSHLRDEVLCRFVFPERPGALLKFLDAFSPRWNISLFHYRAQGETGANVLVGIQVAESEMDEFRDRAHNLGCNCCCIGDGLLE, from the exons ATGGAAGCCCTGCGATTTATCCCGGTCAAAACCATTCCTCACCCGTCCGAATTCACCCCCACAACCGCTAAGGAAACGGTTAGACCAGGCCCTCCTTTTCTAAAGAATAGGCGGACGAAATTTTATGCCATGGCCGTTGAAAATCGGCTCCAGGCGCCGACATTATCTCCCGAATTGGCTGCTCCAGCTCAACCGGAGACATTGTTGAGAGTGTCTCCCGGCTCTTTGCGGTGCGAGCCAGGTTTTTTGGTGCCGAATCATGGGACGGTGGAGAGTGATGGTGCATTGGGTGGAGGTGGTGGAATCGAGTATTTGACGAAAATCTTGACGTCCAGCGTGTATGACGTGGCCGTAGAGTCAGACTTGCAGCTGGCTACTAAGCTATCACAAAGGTTGGGCAATAATGTCTGGCTGAAGCGTGAAGATCTTCAACCA GTTTTCTCATTCAAGCTTCGAGGAGCTTATAATATGATGGCTAAACTTCGTAAAGACCAGCTCAATAGAGGTGTTATCTGCTCTTCTGCAGGGAATCATGCACAGGGGGTGGCTTTATCCGCCCAAAAACTGGATTGTGATgctgtgattgtgatgcctgtCACTACACCTGAAATCAAG TGGAGGTCAGTAGAGCGGTTGGGTGCCAAAGTTGTCCTTGTGGGAGACTCGTATGATGAAGCACAATCTTATGCTAAAAGCCGAGCCAAAGAAGAAGGTCGAGCATTCATCCCTCCATTTGACCACCCAGATGTCATCAGTGGACAAGGAACAATTGGGATGGAGATTGTGCGCCAAATGCAAGCAATGCAAGGCCCAATACATGCTATATTTGTCCCTGTTGGGGGTGGTGGGCTGATAGCCGGTATTGCTGCTTACTTGAAAACAGTCTCTCCCGAAGTAAAGATTATTGGAGTGGAGCCATTTGATGCAAATGCTATGGCACTATCTTTACATCATGGACGAAGAGTGGTGCTGGACCAAGTTGGAGGTTTTGCAGATGGTGTGGCTGTTAAAGTTGTTGGTGAAGAGACATTTCGATTGTGTCGCAAGCTGATAGATGGTGTAGTTCTAGTTAGCCGTGATGCTATTTGTGCATCTATAAAG GACATGTTTGAGGAGAAAAGGAGCATTCTAGAACCTGCAGGTGCTCTTGCACTTGCTGGAGCAGAAGCATACTGTAGATACTATCGCCTGGAGAATAAAAATGTAGTAGCAATAACTAGCGGAGCCAACATGAATTTTGATAGATTGAGATTAGTTACTGAACTTGCAAATGTTGGTAGACAGAAGGAAGCTGTGCTTGCAACATTCATGCCAGAGGAGCCAGGGAGCTTCAAGAGATTTTGTGAACGT GTGGGACAAATGAATATTACAGAATTTAAGTACAGATATAATTCAGAGAAAGAAAAAGCTCTAGTATTATACAG TGTTGGACTTCACACGAAAGCTGAACTAGAGGCAATGGTAGCTAAAATGCAAGCATCTCAACTTGAGACAGTGGATCTCACAGACAACGACCTTGTCAAAGATCATCTGCGATATTTG tcGGGTGGTCGGTCACATCTTCGAGATGAGGTTCTTTGTCGTTTTGTTTTCCCTGAGAGACCAGGTGCTTTGCTGAAGTTTTTGGATGCTTTTAGTCCTCGCTGGAACATAAGCTTGTTTCATTACCGAGCACAG GGAGAAACTGGAGCAAATGTATTAGTTGGCATTCAAGTTGCAGAAAGTGAGATGGACGAATTCCGAGATCGTGCACACAATCTTGG GTGCAATTGTTGTTGTATTGGAGATGGATTGTTGGAATGA
- the LOC113775787 gene encoding threonine dehydratase 1 biosynthetic, chloroplastic isoform X1 produces the protein MEALRFIPVKTIPHPSEFTPTTAKETVRPGPPFLKNRRTKFYAMAVENRLQAPTLSPELAAPAQPETLLRVSPGSLRCEPGFLVPNHGTVESDGALGGGGGIEYLTKILTSSVYDVAVESDLQLATKLSQRLGNNVWLKREDLQPVFSFKLRGAYNMMAKLRKDQLNRGVICSSAGNHAQGVALSAQKLDCDAVIVMPVTTPEIKWRSVERLGAKVVLVGDSYDEAQSYAKSRAKEEGRAFIPPFDHPDVISGQGTIGMEIVRQMQAMQGPIHAIFVPVGGGGLIAGIAAYLKTVSPEVKIIGVEPFDANAMALSLHHGRRVVLDQVGGFADGVAVKVVGEETFRLCRKLIDGVVLVSRDAICASIKDMFEEKRSILEPAGALALAGAEAYCRYYRLENKNVVAITSGANMNFDRLRLVTELANVGRQKEAVLATFMPEEPGSFKRFCERVGQMNITEFKYRYNSEKEKALVLYSVGLHTKAELEAMVAKMQASQLETVDLTDNDLVKDHLRYLSGGRSHLRDEVLCRFVFPERPGALLKFLDAFSPRWNISLFHYRAQGETGANVLVGIQVAESEMDEFRDRAHNLGYEYAVEQNNRAFKLLMY, from the exons ATGGAAGCCCTGCGATTTATCCCGGTCAAAACCATTCCTCACCCGTCCGAATTCACCCCCACAACCGCTAAGGAAACGGTTAGACCAGGCCCTCCTTTTCTAAAGAATAGGCGGACGAAATTTTATGCCATGGCCGTTGAAAATCGGCTCCAGGCGCCGACATTATCTCCCGAATTGGCTGCTCCAGCTCAACCGGAGACATTGTTGAGAGTGTCTCCCGGCTCTTTGCGGTGCGAGCCAGGTTTTTTGGTGCCGAATCATGGGACGGTGGAGAGTGATGGTGCATTGGGTGGAGGTGGTGGAATCGAGTATTTGACGAAAATCTTGACGTCCAGCGTGTATGACGTGGCCGTAGAGTCAGACTTGCAGCTGGCTACTAAGCTATCACAAAGGTTGGGCAATAATGTCTGGCTGAAGCGTGAAGATCTTCAACCA GTTTTCTCATTCAAGCTTCGAGGAGCTTATAATATGATGGCTAAACTTCGTAAAGACCAGCTCAATAGAGGTGTTATCTGCTCTTCTGCAGGGAATCATGCACAGGGGGTGGCTTTATCCGCCCAAAAACTGGATTGTGATgctgtgattgtgatgcctgtCACTACACCTGAAATCAAG TGGAGGTCAGTAGAGCGGTTGGGTGCCAAAGTTGTCCTTGTGGGAGACTCGTATGATGAAGCACAATCTTATGCTAAAAGCCGAGCCAAAGAAGAAGGTCGAGCATTCATCCCTCCATTTGACCACCCAGATGTCATCAGTGGACAAGGAACAATTGGGATGGAGATTGTGCGCCAAATGCAAGCAATGCAAGGCCCAATACATGCTATATTTGTCCCTGTTGGGGGTGGTGGGCTGATAGCCGGTATTGCTGCTTACTTGAAAACAGTCTCTCCCGAAGTAAAGATTATTGGAGTGGAGCCATTTGATGCAAATGCTATGGCACTATCTTTACATCATGGACGAAGAGTGGTGCTGGACCAAGTTGGAGGTTTTGCAGATGGTGTGGCTGTTAAAGTTGTTGGTGAAGAGACATTTCGATTGTGTCGCAAGCTGATAGATGGTGTAGTTCTAGTTAGCCGTGATGCTATTTGTGCATCTATAAAG GACATGTTTGAGGAGAAAAGGAGCATTCTAGAACCTGCAGGTGCTCTTGCACTTGCTGGAGCAGAAGCATACTGTAGATACTATCGCCTGGAGAATAAAAATGTAGTAGCAATAACTAGCGGAGCCAACATGAATTTTGATAGATTGAGATTAGTTACTGAACTTGCAAATGTTGGTAGACAGAAGGAAGCTGTGCTTGCAACATTCATGCCAGAGGAGCCAGGGAGCTTCAAGAGATTTTGTGAACGT GTGGGACAAATGAATATTACAGAATTTAAGTACAGATATAATTCAGAGAAAGAAAAAGCTCTAGTATTATACAG TGTTGGACTTCACACGAAAGCTGAACTAGAGGCAATGGTAGCTAAAATGCAAGCATCTCAACTTGAGACAGTGGATCTCACAGACAACGACCTTGTCAAAGATCATCTGCGATATTTG tcGGGTGGTCGGTCACATCTTCGAGATGAGGTTCTTTGTCGTTTTGTTTTCCCTGAGAGACCAGGTGCTTTGCTGAAGTTTTTGGATGCTTTTAGTCCTCGCTGGAACATAAGCTTGTTTCATTACCGAGCACAG GGAGAAACTGGAGCAAATGTATTAGTTGGCATTCAAGTTGCAGAAAGTGAGATGGACGAATTCCGAGATCGTGCACACAATCTTGGGTATGAGTATGCGGTGGAGCAAAATAACAGGGCTTTCAAGCTTTTGATGTACTAA